A stretch of the Erpetoichthys calabaricus chromosome 3, fErpCal1.3, whole genome shotgun sequence genome encodes the following:
- the LOC114648972 gene encoding claudin-15-like isoform X1, translating into MNSAVEALGLLLGVIASFLLGISLGNSSWRVSTVHNSVITTSTIYENLWMSCATDSAGGFNCWMFPSLLALSGYIQACRALMIAAIVMGVLGSIAALIGLQCTKVGGDNYTVKGRIAGVGGVLYILGGLCAMVAISWYAFNITREFFDPLYPGIKYEIGPALYIGWCAGTMAIFGGLCLVCSCKLGSSDKYPSYSYGYHPPKSTALSAKASQPEKTNADGSFYGKNAYV; encoded by the exons ATGAACTCCGCTGTAGAAGCACTGGGATTACTGCTGGGGGTTATCGCTTCTTTCTTACTTGGGATTTCTCTTGGAAATTCATCCTGGAGAGTATCAACTGTGCACAATAGCGTCATTACCACAAGCACGATCTACGAGAACCTGTGGATGAGCTGCGCAACTGACTCTGCAGGTGGCTTTAACTGCTGGATGTTCCCATCGCTGTTAGCACTGTCAG GTTACATCCAGGCCTGTCGTGCTCTTATGATCGCAGCGATCGTAATGGGAGTGCTTGGATCCATTGCTGCACTCATCGGGCTGCAGTGCACGAAAGTAGGCGGAGACAATTACACCGTAAAAGGAAGGATTGCGGGAGTAGGCGGAGTTTTATACATACTTGGAG GCCTCTGTGCAATGGTAGCAATTTCTTGGTATGCCTTCAACATTACAAGGGAATTCTTTGATCCTTTATACCCAGGGATAAA GTATGAAATCGGCCCTGCACTGTATATCGGATGGTGTGCTGGCACAATGGCCATTTTTGGAGGACTGTGTCTTGTTTGCTCTTGTAAACTGGGATCATCTGACAAGTACCC gagTTATTCATATGGATACCATCCTCCAAAGTCCACTGCATTATCTGCTAAGGCTTCTCAGCCAGAGAAGACCAACGCTGATGGCTCCTTCTATGGAAAAAATGCTTATGTGTGA
- the LOC114648972 gene encoding claudin-15-like isoform X2 produces MNAAVEALGFFLGFIGWVLFGVTLTNSYWKVSSVDGTLITATIVYENLWMNCGLDSTGVHNCHEFPSMLSLSGYIQACRALMIAAIVMGVLGSIAALIGLQCTKVGGDNYTVKGRIAGVGGVLYILGGLCAMVAISWYAFNITREFFDPLYPGIKYEIGPALYIGWCAGTMAIFGGLCLVCSCKLGSSDKYPSYSYGYHPPKSTALSAKASQPEKTNADGSFYGKNAYV; encoded by the exons ATGAACGCCGCCGTGGAAGCGCTCGGTTTTTTCTTAGGGTTCATCGGCTGGGTGTTATTTGGCGTAACACTGACTAACAGTTACTGGAAAGTTTCTTCAGTAGACGGCACCCTGATCACTGCAACCATTGTATACGAGAACCTGTGGATGAACTGCGGGTTGGATTCCACGGGTGTCCACAACTGCCACGAATTCCCATCCATGCTGTCCCTTTCAG GTTACATCCAGGCCTGTCGTGCTCTTATGATCGCAGCGATCGTAATGGGAGTGCTTGGATCCATTGCTGCACTCATCGGGCTGCAGTGCACGAAAGTAGGCGGAGACAATTACACCGTAAAAGGAAGGATTGCGGGAGTAGGCGGAGTTTTATACATACTTGGAG GCCTCTGTGCAATGGTAGCAATTTCTTGGTATGCCTTCAACATTACAAGGGAATTCTTTGATCCTTTATACCCAGGGATAAA GTATGAAATCGGCCCTGCACTGTATATCGGATGGTGTGCTGGCACAATGGCCATTTTTGGAGGACTGTGTCTTGTTTGCTCTTGTAAACTGGGATCATCTGACAAGTACCC gagTTATTCATATGGATACCATCCTCCAAAGTCCACTGCATTATCTGCTAAGGCTTCTCAGCCAGAGAAGACCAACGCTGATGGCTCCTTCTATGGAAAAAATGCTTATGTGTGA